One Etheostoma spectabile isolate EspeVRDwgs_2016 unplaced genomic scaffold, UIUC_Espe_1.0 scaffold00009190, whole genome shotgun sequence genomic region harbors:
- the LOC116679041 gene encoding uncharacterized protein LOC116679041, whose translation MFSSFFKLISLLFYRNTSSSKNTDVISKSVLIKSGSPAIYQLKPKKEDIQPLRTKAVNIRSLKRMTLGKKNPNKINKTILLVGETGAGKSTLINALVNYALGVEWEDDVWFQIVEEEERSQVTSQKSDVIVYQIFGFEDKPLPYSLTIIDTPGYGSTDGIRQDDIISQRLFDLFHSDDGVHEIDAVGLVLKASVIRLNDRLRYIFDSVVSLFGKDLEKNIVALITHSDGVTPKNALEALKAAKIKCARNENNQPVHFLFNNCQDEDRTEDIRALKHADEITTEGLSQFTDLLGKNAPQKLEKTVGVLEERIKLTACIQNLQDRTELIDLKQTEIQQTQEALKKHEEEMKNNEKFTVEVDVVYKDKEPIDGGMWCFMFYEAATCCTVCEENCHYPGCTMAWKPGHCEVIKDGRCTSCTRKCPVSDHVKENWKYVNKTRKVQKTLEDVKAKYEKNKEESEKKESLLKTLQKEMETLEAKKTALVDEAYQHVVKLEQIALKVYAASTQDHLDFLIEKMKEKGDTEKKKKLEEMKSQIDNEEGIQAALCYGLSKLTSAGKAKQKN comes from the coding sequence aTGTTCagtagtttttttaaactcataTCTTTACTTTTCTACAGGAACACATCCTCTTCGAAAAACACGGATGTCATTTCCAAAAGTGTTCTGATTAAATCAGGATCTCCTGCTATCTACCAGCTGAAACCAAAGAAAGAAGACATTCAACCTCTGAGAACAAAAGCAGTGAACATTAGAAGTCTGAAAAGAATGACTCTaggtaaaaaaaatccaaacaagaTAAACAAAACCATCTTACTTGTTGGTGAAACAGGAGCAGGAAAATCTACTCTGATCAACGCTCTGGTCAACTACGCCCTGGGAGTGGAGTGGGAGGATGATGTCTGGTTTCAGATagtagaagaagaggagagaagtcAGGTTACAAGTCAGAAGTCAGATGTGATCGTGTACCAGATCTTTGGTTTTGAAGATAAACCTCTGCCCTACTCTCTGACCATCATCGATACTCCTGGATACGGAAGCACTGATGGGATCCGTcaagatgacatcatcagtcaAAGATTATTTGACCTGTTTCACTCAGACGATGGAGTTCATGAGATTGATGCAGTGGGTCTGGTGCTGAAAGCGAGTGTGATTCGACTGAATGACCGACTGAGGTACATCTTTGACTCAGTGGTGTCTCTGTTTGGAAAAGACCTGGAGAAGAACATTGTCGCCCTCATCACACACTCAGATGGTGTGACACCTAAAAATGCTCTGGAAGCTCTAAAGGCTGCAAAGATTAAATGTGCCAGAAATGAGAATAATCAGCCTGTTCACTTCCTGTTTAATAACTGCCAGGATGAAGACAGGACAGAGGACATAAGAGCCCTTAAACATGCAGATGAAATAACAACAGAAGGATTGAGTCAGTTCACAGACCTGTTGGGAAAAAATGCACCTCAAAAGCTGGAGAAAACCGTGGGCGTTCTGGAGGAACGAATTAAACTGACAGCCTGCATCCAAAACCTGCAAGACAGAACTGAGTTGATAGATCTAAAGCAAACAGAGatccaacagactcaggaagcTCTGAAGAAACATGAAGAAGAGATGAAGAACAATGAGAAGTTCACTGTAGAAGTTGATGTGGTCTACAAAGATAAAGAACCTATTGATGGTGGGATGTGGTGCTTTATGTTCTATGAAGCAGCAACCTGCTGTACTGTCTGTGAGGAGAACTGTCACTATCCTGGATGCACTATGGCCTGGAAACCAGGACACTGTGAGGTCATAAAAGATGGCCGCTGCACTTCATGTACCAGGAAGTGTCCTGTATCAGATCATGTGAAAGAAAACTGGAAGTATGTGAACAAGACAAGAAAAGTTCAAAAAACTCTAGAAGATGTGAAAGCAAAGTATGAAAAGAATAAAGAAGAGAGTGAGAAGAAAGAGAGCCTTTTAAAAACTCTTCAGAAAGAGATGGAAACCCTGGaagcaaagaaaacagcttTGGTGGATGAAGCCTACCAGCATGTTGTCAAACTGGAGCAGATCGCCCTGAAGGTTTATGCAGCGTCCACTCAGGACCACTTGGACTTCCTGATTGAGAAGATGAAGGAGAAAGGagacacagagaagaagaagaaactggaAGAGATGAAAAGTCAAATTGATAATGAAGAAGGAATCCAAGCAGCGTTGTGCTACGGGTTAAGTAAACTAACATCAGCTGGTAAAGCAAAGCAGAAGAACTAG